A genomic region of bacterium contains the following coding sequences:
- a CDS encoding DUF3566 domain-containing protein codes for MSIDPGRVSDPSAAPLPSQAVARQPVKVTPREYRRAVRLQARKVRRVVRHIEPWSVLKISLIFYLCLWVIVMLAGVMLWSIAVGSGTVDDTESFVEELFALQEFKFNASQIFRGFAIGGLVLVVAGTFFNVLLCVLFNLISDLTGGMRVTVIEEETARQRPRTRPRRFRWPAWNPRN; via the coding sequence GTGTCCATTGACCCCGGTCGGGTGAGCGACCCATCTGCCGCGCCGTTGCCCAGCCAGGCAGTGGCGCGCCAGCCGGTCAAGGTGACCCCGAGGGAGTATCGGCGGGCAGTGCGTTTGCAGGCGCGCAAGGTGCGCCGGGTGGTCCGACACATCGAGCCGTGGTCGGTGTTGAAGATCTCGTTGATTTTCTATCTGTGCCTTTGGGTGATCGTGATGTTGGCTGGCGTGATGCTATGGAGCATCGCGGTGGGATCGGGCACCGTGGACGACACCGAGTCGTTTGTCGAGGAGCTGTTCGCACTGCAAGAGTTCAAATTCAACGCCAGCCAGATATTCCGCGGCTTTGCAATTGGCGGGTTGGTGCTGGTGGTGGCGGGCACGTTCTTCAACGTTCTGCTGTGTGTGCTGTTCAACCTCATCAGTGATCTGACTGGTGGAATGAGGGTCACGGTGATCGAGGAGGAGACAGCTCGGCAGCGGCCCCGGACTCGACCTCGCCGATTTCGTTGGCCTGCCTGGAATCCCCGAAACTAG
- the gyrA gene encoding DNA gyrase subunit A, with product MSDEPDILPEPEEARSGAIQDIDIQTEMEQSFLDYAMSVITARALPDVRDGLKPVHRRILWGMYDQGTRPNRPYVKCARVVGDVMGKYHPHGDQAIYDALVRLGQGFSLRHPLIDPHGNFGSPNDPPAAMRYTECRLDELAMRLLDGIDEQTVDFTDNFDSTEQEPEVLPSRFPNLLVNGSQGIAVGMATNIPPHNLGEVIDAVNHLLENPEATDESLMEFVKGPDFPTRGCIMGLQGIRDAYTTGQGAIKVRASAEIVEGDSKTRIVVTEIPYQTSAEIIEKKVADLVNRQVVDGIRQIHNESAKGQTRLVFELKKDASALVVLNNLYKHSPLQTTFAVNMVALADGVPRTMTLRDCLAAYARHQQEVVSRRTQFRLDEARRREHILEGLVRAVDMIDEIIAAIRASENRAVARATLMGEQFEFSEIQANHILDLPLGRLTQLGRQELNDELGEKRALIVELEAILADDAKLRAVIREELLEVREAYATDRRTLITADDGEIDIEALIDDEDLMFSLSAAGYVKTVAPDEFKTQGRGGKGVIGANLKDGDYIASLIHTTAHAYLMFFTNMGRVYRIKVHEVPRTSRTARGMAIVNLLHLPPDETISAVIDTRDYETMRYLLFVTRRGVVKRTRFLEYDKTRTKGLIAINLREDDELVRVLPTSGSDDICLVSASGRLMRFSESEVRSMGRTAAGVRGMRLRGKDIVVAATAVQPEEEMLLATEQGFGKRVLLDQFRSKHRGGQGVIAMKLPDQRGTVVAARVVAPDDEVFAVASNGVTIRMPVSSVSVQGAHAAGVRIMTLSDDQTMAAIAPVLSTVEDDE from the coding sequence GTGTCCGACGAGCCTGACATCTTGCCCGAGCCCGAGGAAGCGCGAAGCGGCGCAATTCAGGACATCGACATCCAGACCGAGATGGAACAGTCGTTCTTGGACTACGCCATGTCGGTCATCACCGCACGGGCTCTTCCCGATGTGCGAGACGGCCTCAAGCCAGTCCACCGCCGCATCCTGTGGGGGATGTACGACCAGGGGACCCGGCCCAACCGGCCCTACGTGAAGTGCGCCCGGGTGGTGGGCGATGTAATGGGCAAATACCACCCCCACGGCGACCAGGCGATCTACGACGCCCTGGTGCGCCTGGGCCAGGGATTCTCCTTGCGTCACCCGTTGATCGACCCCCACGGCAACTTCGGGTCACCCAATGATCCGCCCGCGGCCATGAGATACACCGAGTGCCGCCTTGACGAACTGGCCATGAGGCTGTTGGACGGAATCGACGAGCAGACCGTCGACTTCACCGACAATTTCGACTCCACCGAGCAGGAGCCGGAGGTGCTGCCATCGCGGTTCCCCAACCTGCTGGTGAACGGCAGCCAGGGCATTGCGGTGGGCATGGCTACCAATATCCCGCCTCACAACCTGGGCGAGGTGATCGACGCGGTCAACCACCTGCTGGAAAACCCCGAGGCCACCGACGAGAGTCTGATGGAATTTGTCAAGGGCCCGGACTTTCCCACCCGAGGCTGCATCATGGGCCTCCAGGGTATCCGGGATGCCTATACCACCGGTCAGGGGGCCATAAAGGTGCGGGCCTCAGCGGAGATCGTGGAGGGCGACTCCAAGACCAGGATCGTGGTAACCGAGATTCCCTATCAGACCAGTGCCGAGATCATTGAGAAGAAGGTGGCCGACTTGGTGAATCGCCAGGTGGTCGACGGCATCCGCCAGATCCACAACGAGTCGGCCAAGGGCCAGACCAGGCTGGTATTCGAGTTGAAGAAGGACGCTTCGGCGCTGGTGGTGCTCAACAACCTCTACAAGCACTCCCCGCTGCAAACCACCTTCGCGGTGAACATGGTGGCGCTGGCCGACGGAGTGCCCCGGACGATGACCCTGCGTGACTGCCTGGCCGCGTACGCCCGCCACCAGCAGGAAGTGGTGAGCCGTCGGACTCAGTTCCGCTTGGACGAGGCTCGGCGACGAGAGCACATCCTTGAGGGCCTTGTGCGGGCGGTGGACATGATCGACGAGATCATTGCCGCCATACGGGCGTCGGAGAACCGGGCTGTCGCCCGGGCCACGCTGATGGGCGAGCAGTTCGAATTCAGCGAGATTCAGGCCAATCACATTCTGGACCTTCCCCTAGGCCGGCTCACCCAGCTCGGCCGCCAGGAACTGAACGACGAGCTTGGCGAGAAGCGGGCGCTCATTGTGGAGTTGGAGGCTATTCTTGCCGACGACGCCAAGCTGCGAGCCGTAATCCGAGAGGAACTGTTGGAGGTGCGGGAGGCTTACGCCACCGACCGGCGCACGCTGATAACGGCCGACGATGGCGAGATCGACATCGAGGCCCTCATCGACGATGAGGATTTGATGTTCAGCTTGAGCGCAGCCGGGTACGTAAAGACGGTGGCTCCTGACGAGTTCAAAACTCAGGGGAGAGGCGGCAAAGGTGTCATTGGCGCCAACCTGAAGGACGGCGACTACATCGCCTCGCTCATCCATACCACCGCGCACGCCTACCTGATGTTCTTCACCAACATGGGTCGGGTGTATCGCATCAAAGTCCACGAGGTTCCCCGAACCAGCCGAACCGCCCGGGGCATGGCCATCGTGAACTTGTTGCATTTGCCTCCCGACGAGACCATCTCCGCGGTGATCGACACCCGGGACTACGAGACGATGCGGTACCTGCTGTTCGTGACCCGCCGGGGCGTTGTGAAGCGCACCCGGTTCTTGGAATATGACAAGACCCGTACCAAAGGGCTGATCGCCATCAACTTGAGAGAGGACGACGAGCTGGTGCGGGTGCTGCCCACCAGCGGATCGGATGACATCTGCCTGGTGAGCGCTTCGGGTCGGCTCATGAGGTTCTCAGAATCGGAAGTTCGATCAATGGGACGAACCGCAGCCGGCGTGCGTGGGATGAGGCTGCGGGGGAAGGACATAGTGGTAGCCGCCACCGCGGTGCAGCCCGAGGAGGAAATGTTGCTGGCCACCGAACAGGGCTTTGGCAAACGGGTCCTTCTCGACCAGTTCCGGTCCAAGCATCGAGGAGGCCAAGGGGTGATTGCCATGAAATTGCCCGATCAGCGAGGAACTGTGGTGGCAGCCCGGGTGGTCGCTCCTGATGATGAGGTGTTCGCGGTGGCGTCTAACGGGGTAACCATCCGAATGCCCGTGTCGTCGGTCTCGGTGCAGGGAGCTCACGCCGCCGGAGTGCGGATAATGACCTTGTCAGACGATCAGACGATGGCCGCGATCGCGCCGGTTCTATCGACGGTAGAAGACGACGAGTAA
- a CDS encoding DNA topoisomerase subunit B: MTNTSESYRAEDITVLEGLDAVRTRPGMYIGSTSVTGLHHLVYEVVDNAVDEAMAGFCTTIEVTLLADGGCEVRDNGRGIPVDPHPQHPDMSAVAVVLTLLHAGGKFGGNGYKVSGGLHGVGVSVVNALSIRLEVEIDRGGRLHTMSFANGGEITDDLRVTGDSPENRTGTTVRFWPDESIFDDVRFRAQGLLERLQMMAFLNRNLEIKFRDLRTDGTGGADWTMYCYQDGISDFVREVNSSKDALFDEVGFFSQQEDGDEVEVAFQWNTGYNSDGLHSFANGINTVEGGMHEEGFRKGLTRVVNDYCRAKGHLKEKDDNLAGEDIREGLTAIVSVRLREPQFEGQTKAKLGNASMRSLVERATNEKLAEWLEENPSDARKIVTKCLQAQKARLAARQARDATRRKSALDGAGLPGKLVDCTSTDRYECELFIVEGNSAGGSAKDARDPKTMAILPIRGKILNVERVQVDRMLRNTEIQALVAAIGAGFGEEFDGGSENGNGEDSEGTPPSESRIRYGKVILLADADVDGSHIRTLLLTFFYRQMHKLVEEGLVYIAQPPLYSTEVGRSKIYLKDDHAKEAFLAENPKHSAEFQRLKGLGEMDAEELWATTMDPERRTLLRVSVEQAAIADGVFSKLMGEDVQARKQFIQTNAKDVRFLDI; encoded by the coding sequence GTGACTAACACGTCTGAGTCTTACAGAGCCGAAGACATAACCGTTTTGGAAGGCCTCGACGCCGTCCGAACGCGTCCGGGAATGTATATCGGGTCTACCTCGGTCACCGGGCTGCATCACCTGGTGTATGAAGTAGTGGACAACGCCGTGGACGAGGCCATGGCCGGCTTCTGCACGACCATCGAGGTGACCCTGCTGGCCGATGGTGGCTGCGAGGTTCGCGACAACGGGCGGGGCATCCCCGTCGACCCCCACCCCCAGCATCCCGACATGAGCGCAGTGGCAGTGGTGCTCACCCTCTTGCACGCGGGGGGCAAGTTCGGCGGCAATGGCTACAAGGTGTCGGGCGGCTTGCACGGTGTGGGCGTATCGGTGGTGAACGCTCTGTCCATCCGTCTAGAGGTGGAGATCGATCGGGGCGGCCGTCTCCACACGATGTCGTTTGCCAATGGCGGGGAGATAACCGATGACCTGCGGGTCACCGGCGATAGTCCCGAGAATCGCACCGGGACAACGGTTCGCTTCTGGCCCGATGAGAGCATTTTCGACGATGTCCGGTTCAGGGCCCAGGGCTTGTTGGAGCGGCTTCAAATGATGGCGTTCTTGAACCGCAACCTGGAGATCAAGTTCCGCGACCTGCGTACCGACGGCACGGGCGGAGCCGACTGGACGATGTACTGCTACCAAGACGGCATCAGCGATTTCGTGCGAGAGGTGAACAGCTCCAAGGACGCGTTATTCGATGAGGTCGGCTTCTTCTCGCAGCAAGAAGACGGCGATGAGGTGGAGGTGGCCTTTCAGTGGAACACCGGCTACAACTCCGACGGGTTGCACTCCTTCGCCAACGGAATCAACACCGTTGAAGGGGGCATGCATGAGGAGGGCTTCCGCAAGGGGCTCACTCGAGTGGTCAACGACTACTGCCGGGCCAAGGGGCACCTGAAGGAGAAGGACGACAACCTGGCTGGCGAGGACATCCGCGAAGGGCTTACGGCCATCGTGAGCGTGAGGCTCAGAGAGCCACAATTCGAAGGCCAGACCAAGGCAAAGCTGGGGAATGCATCCATGCGCTCGTTGGTGGAACGGGCCACCAACGAGAAGTTGGCCGAGTGGCTGGAAGAGAACCCTTCTGATGCCCGCAAGATCGTGACCAAATGCCTCCAGGCCCAGAAGGCCCGACTAGCGGCGCGCCAGGCCCGCGACGCCACCAGGCGCAAGTCAGCTCTCGACGGAGCGGGACTGCCGGGCAAGTTGGTGGACTGCACCTCCACCGATCGGTATGAATGCGAACTGTTCATCGTGGAGGGGAACTCGGCGGGCGGGTCGGCCAAGGATGCCCGAGACCCCAAGACCATGGCCATCCTTCCCATTCGGGGAAAGATCCTCAATGTAGAGCGGGTCCAAGTTGACCGGATGCTCCGCAACACGGAAATCCAGGCACTGGTGGCGGCGATCGGCGCGGGTTTTGGCGAGGAATTTGATGGAGGCAGCGAAAACGGCAACGGAGAGGACAGCGAAGGAACTCCTCCATCTGAGTCTCGGATCCGCTATGGCAAGGTGATCCTGCTAGCCGATGCCGATGTGGACGGCAGCCACATTCGCACGCTTTTGCTTACATTTTTCTATCGGCAGATGCACAAACTGGTGGAGGAAGGCCTGGTGTACATCGCCCAGCCGCCGCTGTATTCCACTGAAGTGGGCCGGTCAAAGATCTACCTCAAAGACGACCATGCCAAAGAGGCCTTTCTGGCCGAGAACCCCAAGCACAGTGCGGAGTTCCAAAGGCTAAAGGGCCTCGGTGAGATGGACGCCGAGGAGTTGTGGGCGACCACAATGGATCCGGAGCGACGCACCTTGTTGCGGGTCTCTGTGGAACAAGCCGCGATAGCCGATGGGGTGTTCTCCAAGCTGATGGGAGAAGACGTGCAGGCTCGCAAGCAGTTCATCCAAACCAACGCCAAAGACGTCCGCTTTCTAGACATATGA
- a CDS encoding DUF721 domain-containing protein, with protein MGWEPLSKSSGPRRLKEALDRLASGLKAPRAQVLSMVFDSWEGLVGSVMAAHSSPVRLVGGELVVAVDDPAWATEMKFFSAELISRINAAAEEEAVTSLTVRVRPR; from the coding sequence ATGGGGTGGGAACCACTGAGCAAGTCATCGGGACCAAGGCGGCTGAAAGAAGCTCTCGACCGGCTGGCATCGGGGTTGAAGGCCCCGCGGGCCCAGGTCTTGAGCATGGTTTTCGACTCTTGGGAAGGGCTGGTTGGCTCGGTTATGGCTGCCCATTCTTCGCCAGTGCGACTGGTTGGCGGCGAATTGGTAGTGGCGGTGGACGACCCCGCTTGGGCCACCGAGATGAAGTTTTTCAGCGCTGAGCTCATCAGCCGGATCAACGCCGCGGCCGAGGAAGAGGCTGTCACTTCCCTGACGGTAAGAGTCCGCCCCCGATGA
- a CDS encoding DNA replication/repair protein RecF, with the protein MRLQRLWLADFRNYSQLELEFPAGTNLIVGSNGEGKTNLLEAIFYLATMTSFRVTPTEALIRTGAEASGAVARGEMMVDQREILFEAALRSTGRSQFQVNRQRVRRRDLLGLAPISIFMPDDLVLLKGAPGERRRFLDSALGQIDPRLDAARSDTEGILRQRNALLRQTGGRLSSDTAVTLDVWDEKLAEVGERLAAARRSLVAELSVGVESAYGEIAGRATPVGLVYESTWLAGELKETLNQVRSEDLRRGATTVGPHRDDMSVVLDGRPARTHASQGEQRTLALALRLAVHRELERATGQSPLLLLDDVFSELDPQRSRGVLGALQSEQTLLTTAGALPGDIDYTARFRVTAGRVEREE; encoded by the coding sequence GTGCGGCTCCAGCGCCTCTGGCTAGCGGATTTTCGCAATTATTCGCAGCTCGAATTGGAGTTTCCCGCAGGCACAAACCTGATTGTAGGGTCCAATGGAGAGGGCAAGACCAACCTGCTGGAAGCGATCTTCTATCTCGCTACGATGACGTCGTTTCGCGTCACCCCCACTGAAGCGCTGATCCGCACCGGTGCCGAGGCCTCCGGTGCGGTGGCAAGGGGCGAGATGATGGTGGATCAAAGGGAAATTCTCTTTGAAGCCGCGTTGAGGTCAACGGGGCGCTCACAGTTCCAAGTGAACCGTCAGAGAGTTCGCCGGCGAGATTTGCTGGGCCTGGCCCCAATTTCGATCTTCATGCCAGACGACCTAGTCCTGCTCAAGGGAGCACCCGGAGAGCGGCGTCGCTTCCTCGACAGCGCGCTGGGCCAGATTGACCCCCGGCTCGACGCCGCGAGGTCGGACACCGAGGGCATCCTGCGCCAACGGAATGCTCTGCTTCGACAAACCGGCGGACGTCTCAGCTCTGACACAGCCGTGACGTTGGATGTTTGGGACGAGAAGCTTGCCGAAGTGGGGGAGCGCTTGGCTGCGGCCCGAAGGAGCCTGGTGGCAGAGCTCAGCGTCGGGGTGGAATCGGCCTACGGTGAGATCGCCGGCCGGGCAACCCCGGTGGGTCTGGTATACGAGTCAACATGGCTGGCGGGCGAGCTGAAGGAGACGCTGAACCAAGTCCGCAGTGAGGACCTGCGTCGGGGGGCGACGACAGTGGGCCCCCATCGCGACGATATGTCTGTGGTTTTGGATGGAAGACCGGCCCGCACCCACGCCTCTCAGGGTGAGCAGCGAACCCTGGCCTTGGCGTTGCGCCTAGCTGTACACCGGGAGCTGGAGAGGGCTACCGGCCAGTCTCCGTTGCTGCTGCTGGACGACGTGTTCTCCGAGCTGGATCCTCAGCGGTCACGCGGCGTGCTGGGTGCGTTGCAATCCGAGCAGACCCTTCTGACAACGGCGGGCGCGCTGCCCGGGGACATCGACTACACCGCCCGATTTCGGGTGACAGCCGGTCGAGTTGAGCGCGAAGAGTAA
- the dnaN gene encoding DNA polymerase III subunit beta: MKFRCERDALLEALSSTGRAAGTRGGFQLVLSGVYMSLVGDELTLTATDRELTITVQLTVAGGGDGDAVVTARLAGDVVRSLDPGAVSVEVDEKGIHIDSARSKFSLQTMGVEDFPQIASLEGDPVVLEAEALLTALRQVVKAASADESRPVLTGVLLSAEQEGLRLVTTDSYRLALCDLPGLEVLESDQSVLVPSRALHEVIRLLGDVDQVSVRFSEREASFTLGAVTVTTRLIEGEFPSYQGLIPSHQPNRLTVSTEAFISAVKRVRLMAQDSTPIRLDMSSTGLDLSATTQDVGEAREQLDAAFEGEDLTVAFNPEYLLDGAEAAPGEEIVLNTVDALKPAVIRTPDSEEFLYLLMPVRIN; the protein is encoded by the coding sequence GTGAAATTCCGATGCGAGCGAGACGCCCTCCTCGAGGCTTTGTCGTCAACCGGTAGAGCAGCAGGTACTCGCGGGGGATTCCAGTTGGTGCTGTCCGGGGTATACATGTCGCTGGTCGGCGACGAGTTGACTTTGACGGCGACCGATCGGGAGTTGACGATCACGGTGCAACTAACAGTCGCGGGAGGCGGCGACGGCGACGCTGTGGTGACTGCTCGACTGGCTGGCGATGTAGTCCGGTCTCTTGACCCCGGTGCGGTGAGTGTGGAAGTTGACGAGAAAGGCATCCATATCGATTCCGCCCGCTCCAAATTCTCCCTGCAAACCATGGGAGTGGAGGACTTCCCCCAGATTGCCTCCCTGGAGGGAGATCCTGTGGTGTTGGAGGCGGAGGCTTTGCTGACCGCGCTGCGCCAGGTGGTGAAGGCGGCATCGGCAGATGAGTCCCGGCCGGTGTTGACGGGGGTGCTGTTGTCGGCTGAGCAAGAGGGCCTTCGCCTGGTCACCACGGATTCCTACCGCTTGGCGCTATGTGATTTGCCTGGCTTGGAAGTGCTCGAATCCGACCAGAGTGTGTTGGTCCCCTCCAGGGCGCTGCATGAGGTGATTCGACTGTTGGGGGACGTCGATCAAGTGAGCGTCCGCTTCAGTGAGCGGGAGGCGTCGTTCACACTGGGGGCGGTAACGGTTACCACCCGGCTGATTGAAGGGGAGTTTCCCAGCTATCAGGGATTGATCCCAAGCCATCAGCCGAACCGGCTCACCGTGAGCACCGAAGCCTTCATTAGCGCGGTGAAGAGGGTTCGCCTCATGGCTCAGGACTCGACGCCGATTCGATTGGACATGTCAAGTACTGGGCTCGATCTGTCGGCTACGACGCAAGACGTGGGTGAAGCCAGAGAACAGTTGGACGCGGCGTTTGAAGGCGAAGATCTAACGGTGGCCTTCAATCCCGAGTATTTGCTCGACGGCGCAGAGGCCGCACCTGGCGAGGAGATCGTGCTGAACACGGTTGACGCGTTGAAGCCGGCGGTAATCCGAACACCGGATTCCGAAGAGTTCCTGTACTTGTTGATGCCCGTGCGCATCAACTGA